One genomic window of Salvelinus alpinus chromosome 9, SLU_Salpinus.1, whole genome shotgun sequence includes the following:
- the LOC139584436 gene encoding BTB/POZ domain-containing protein 10-like isoform X2, producing the protein MLNRLASLHCSEEPKSFVLSSLSSSRAALSLICRAIQTGSAQPRLPAVPQLEADLVNMNLHGASGGLDRCRDSDRRRSSDRSRDSSHERGESQLTPCIRNITSPTRQHNSDRERGEGGSSSRSSSPRPPRAMMSVGPSCIAVSSSNLFSKEAHCKGLGHGHVHGLCDLIYVYENAKEGARTLRTAERVTLIVDNTRFVVDPAIFTAQPNTMLGRMFGSGREYNFTRPNDKGEFEVADGISSTVFRAILDYYKSGIIRCPDGISIPELREACDYLCISFDYSTIKCRDLSALMHELSNDGARRQFEFYLEEMVLPLMVASAQNGERECHVVVLTDDDVVDWDEEYPPQMGEEYSQIIYSTKLYRFFKYIENRDVAKSVLKERGLKKIRLGIEGYPTYKEKVKKRPGSRPEVIYNYVQRPFIRMSWEKEEGKSRHVDFQCVKSKSITNLAAAAADIPQDQLVNMHPGPQVDELDIQPQPSYHYEPDPEAPSPAV; encoded by the exons ATGCTAAACCGGCTGGCAAGCCTGCATTGTTCGGAGGAGCCCAAGTCCTTTGTGCTTTCATCCCTCAGCTCATCCCGTGCtgctttgtctttaatttgccgTGCGATACAGACGGGTAG TGCCCAGCCCCGCCTCCCAGCAGTCCCACAACTGGAGGCCGACCTAGTCAACATGAACCTGCATGGCGCCAGCGGAGGCCTCGACCGCTGCAGGGACAGTGACCGCCGGCGCTCCAGCGACCGCTCCCGAGACTCCTCCCACGAGAGGGGCGAGAGTCAGCTGACCCCTTGCATCAGAAACATCACCTCTCCCACCCGACAGCACAACAGTG ATCGTGAGCGGGGCGAGGGTGGTTCTTCCTCCAGGTCGTCAAGCCCTCGGCCGCCCAGGGCCATGATGTCGGTGGGGCCCAGTTGCATCGCAGTGAGCAGCAGCAACCTGTTCAGCAAAGAGGCCCACTGTAAGGGCCTGGGCCACGGACACGTCCACGGCCTCTGTGACCTCATCTACGTCTATGAGAACGCCAAGGAGGGGGCGCGCACGTTGCGGACGGCTGAGAGGGTCACTCTGATCGTGGACAACACCCGCTTCGTGGTGGACCCGGCTATCTTCACTGCTCAGCCCAACACCATGCTGGGAAG AATGTTTGGATCCGGGAGGGAATACAATTTTACCAGGCCCAATGACAAAGGGGAATTTGAGGTGGCAGATGGAATCAGCTCAACTGTTTTTAGAGCTATCCTG GATTACTACAAGTCTGGGATAATCCGCTGTCCTGATGGTATCTCCATTCCCGAGCTGAGAGAAGCATGTGACTACCTCTGCATCTCCTTCGACTACAGCACCATCAAGTGTAGAGACCTCA GTGCACTCATGCACGAGCTGTCCAACGATGGGGCGAGGCGTCAGTTTGAGTTTTACTTAGAGGAGATGGTGCTGCCTCTGATGGTGGCCAGCGCCCagaacggagagagggagtgtcACGTAGTGGTCCTGACTGACGACGACGTGGTGGACTGGGACGAGGAGTACCCTCCGCAGATGGGAGAGGAGTATTCTCAGA TTATATACAGCACAAAACTGTACAGATTCTTCAAGTACATAGAGAATCGTGACGTTGCCAAATCAGTATTAAAAGAAAGAGGACTTAAGAAAATCAGACTAGGAATTGAAG GTTACCCCACCTACAAGGAGAAGGTGAAGAAACGTCCCGGCAGCCGGCCAGAGGTAATCTACAACTACGTCCAGAGGCCCTTCATCCGCATGtcctgggagaaggaggagggcaaGAGTCGCCATGTTGACTTCCAGTGTGTGAAGAGCAAGTCCATCACCAACCTGGCAGCTGCCGCTGCAGACattccccaggaccagctggtcAACATGCACCCTGGTCCTCAGGTGGATGAACTGGACATCCAGCCTCAGCCAAGTTATCACTACGAGCCAGACCCAGAAGCCCCCTCACCGGCTGTCTGA
- the LOC139584436 gene encoding BTB/POZ domain-containing protein 10-like isoform X1, whose amino-acid sequence MPNYAKPAGKPALFGGAQVLCAFIPQLIPCCFVFNLPCDTDGAQPRLPAVPQLEADLVNMNLHGASGGLDRCRDSDRRRSSDRSRDSSHERGESQLTPCIRNITSPTRQHNSDRERGEGGSSSRSSSPRPPRAMMSVGPSCIAVSSSNLFSKEAHCKGLGHGHVHGLCDLIYVYENAKEGARTLRTAERVTLIVDNTRFVVDPAIFTAQPNTMLGRMFGSGREYNFTRPNDKGEFEVADGISSTVFRAILDYYKSGIIRCPDGISIPELREACDYLCISFDYSTIKCRDLSALMHELSNDGARRQFEFYLEEMVLPLMVASAQNGERECHVVVLTDDDVVDWDEEYPPQMGEEYSQIIYSTKLYRFFKYIENRDVAKSVLKERGLKKIRLGIEGYPTYKEKVKKRPGSRPEVIYNYVQRPFIRMSWEKEEGKSRHVDFQCVKSKSITNLAAAAADIPQDQLVNMHPGPQVDELDIQPQPSYHYEPDPEAPSPAV is encoded by the exons ATGCCCAACTATGCTAAACCGGCTGGCAAGCCTGCATTGTTCGGAGGAGCCCAAGTCCTTTGTGCTTTCATCCCTCAGCTCATCCCGTGCtgctttgtctttaatttgccgTGCGATACAGACGG TGCCCAGCCCCGCCTCCCAGCAGTCCCACAACTGGAGGCCGACCTAGTCAACATGAACCTGCATGGCGCCAGCGGAGGCCTCGACCGCTGCAGGGACAGTGACCGCCGGCGCTCCAGCGACCGCTCCCGAGACTCCTCCCACGAGAGGGGCGAGAGTCAGCTGACCCCTTGCATCAGAAACATCACCTCTCCCACCCGACAGCACAACAGTG ATCGTGAGCGGGGCGAGGGTGGTTCTTCCTCCAGGTCGTCAAGCCCTCGGCCGCCCAGGGCCATGATGTCGGTGGGGCCCAGTTGCATCGCAGTGAGCAGCAGCAACCTGTTCAGCAAAGAGGCCCACTGTAAGGGCCTGGGCCACGGACACGTCCACGGCCTCTGTGACCTCATCTACGTCTATGAGAACGCCAAGGAGGGGGCGCGCACGTTGCGGACGGCTGAGAGGGTCACTCTGATCGTGGACAACACCCGCTTCGTGGTGGACCCGGCTATCTTCACTGCTCAGCCCAACACCATGCTGGGAAG AATGTTTGGATCCGGGAGGGAATACAATTTTACCAGGCCCAATGACAAAGGGGAATTTGAGGTGGCAGATGGAATCAGCTCAACTGTTTTTAGAGCTATCCTG GATTACTACAAGTCTGGGATAATCCGCTGTCCTGATGGTATCTCCATTCCCGAGCTGAGAGAAGCATGTGACTACCTCTGCATCTCCTTCGACTACAGCACCATCAAGTGTAGAGACCTCA GTGCACTCATGCACGAGCTGTCCAACGATGGGGCGAGGCGTCAGTTTGAGTTTTACTTAGAGGAGATGGTGCTGCCTCTGATGGTGGCCAGCGCCCagaacggagagagggagtgtcACGTAGTGGTCCTGACTGACGACGACGTGGTGGACTGGGACGAGGAGTACCCTCCGCAGATGGGAGAGGAGTATTCTCAGA TTATATACAGCACAAAACTGTACAGATTCTTCAAGTACATAGAGAATCGTGACGTTGCCAAATCAGTATTAAAAGAAAGAGGACTTAAGAAAATCAGACTAGGAATTGAAG GTTACCCCACCTACAAGGAGAAGGTGAAGAAACGTCCCGGCAGCCGGCCAGAGGTAATCTACAACTACGTCCAGAGGCCCTTCATCCGCATGtcctgggagaaggaggagggcaaGAGTCGCCATGTTGACTTCCAGTGTGTGAAGAGCAAGTCCATCACCAACCTGGCAGCTGCCGCTGCAGACattccccaggaccagctggtcAACATGCACCCTGGTCCTCAGGTGGATGAACTGGACATCCAGCCTCAGCCAAGTTATCACTACGAGCCAGACCCAGAAGCCCCCTCACCGGCTGTCTGA
- the LOC139584436 gene encoding BTB/POZ domain-containing protein 10-like isoform X3, which yields MQFASQVISWKKMLFSRFYVSAQPRLPAVPQLEADLVNMNLHGASGGLDRCRDSDRRRSSDRSRDSSHERGESQLTPCIRNITSPTRQHNSDRERGEGGSSSRSSSPRPPRAMMSVGPSCIAVSSSNLFSKEAHCKGLGHGHVHGLCDLIYVYENAKEGARTLRTAERVTLIVDNTRFVVDPAIFTAQPNTMLGRMFGSGREYNFTRPNDKGEFEVADGISSTVFRAILDYYKSGIIRCPDGISIPELREACDYLCISFDYSTIKCRDLSALMHELSNDGARRQFEFYLEEMVLPLMVASAQNGERECHVVVLTDDDVVDWDEEYPPQMGEEYSQIIYSTKLYRFFKYIENRDVAKSVLKERGLKKIRLGIEGYPTYKEKVKKRPGSRPEVIYNYVQRPFIRMSWEKEEGKSRHVDFQCVKSKSITNLAAAAADIPQDQLVNMHPGPQVDELDIQPQPSYHYEPDPEAPSPAV from the exons ATGCAATTTGCATCCCAAGTTATTTCGTGGAAAAAAATGCTATTTTCAAGATTCTATGTGAG TGCCCAGCCCCGCCTCCCAGCAGTCCCACAACTGGAGGCCGACCTAGTCAACATGAACCTGCATGGCGCCAGCGGAGGCCTCGACCGCTGCAGGGACAGTGACCGCCGGCGCTCCAGCGACCGCTCCCGAGACTCCTCCCACGAGAGGGGCGAGAGTCAGCTGACCCCTTGCATCAGAAACATCACCTCTCCCACCCGACAGCACAACAGTG ATCGTGAGCGGGGCGAGGGTGGTTCTTCCTCCAGGTCGTCAAGCCCTCGGCCGCCCAGGGCCATGATGTCGGTGGGGCCCAGTTGCATCGCAGTGAGCAGCAGCAACCTGTTCAGCAAAGAGGCCCACTGTAAGGGCCTGGGCCACGGACACGTCCACGGCCTCTGTGACCTCATCTACGTCTATGAGAACGCCAAGGAGGGGGCGCGCACGTTGCGGACGGCTGAGAGGGTCACTCTGATCGTGGACAACACCCGCTTCGTGGTGGACCCGGCTATCTTCACTGCTCAGCCCAACACCATGCTGGGAAG AATGTTTGGATCCGGGAGGGAATACAATTTTACCAGGCCCAATGACAAAGGGGAATTTGAGGTGGCAGATGGAATCAGCTCAACTGTTTTTAGAGCTATCCTG GATTACTACAAGTCTGGGATAATCCGCTGTCCTGATGGTATCTCCATTCCCGAGCTGAGAGAAGCATGTGACTACCTCTGCATCTCCTTCGACTACAGCACCATCAAGTGTAGAGACCTCA GTGCACTCATGCACGAGCTGTCCAACGATGGGGCGAGGCGTCAGTTTGAGTTTTACTTAGAGGAGATGGTGCTGCCTCTGATGGTGGCCAGCGCCCagaacggagagagggagtgtcACGTAGTGGTCCTGACTGACGACGACGTGGTGGACTGGGACGAGGAGTACCCTCCGCAGATGGGAGAGGAGTATTCTCAGA TTATATACAGCACAAAACTGTACAGATTCTTCAAGTACATAGAGAATCGTGACGTTGCCAAATCAGTATTAAAAGAAAGAGGACTTAAGAAAATCAGACTAGGAATTGAAG GTTACCCCACCTACAAGGAGAAGGTGAAGAAACGTCCCGGCAGCCGGCCAGAGGTAATCTACAACTACGTCCAGAGGCCCTTCATCCGCATGtcctgggagaaggaggagggcaaGAGTCGCCATGTTGACTTCCAGTGTGTGAAGAGCAAGTCCATCACCAACCTGGCAGCTGCCGCTGCAGACattccccaggaccagctggtcAACATGCACCCTGGTCCTCAGGTGGATGAACTGGACATCCAGCCTCAGCCAAGTTATCACTACGAGCCAGACCCAGAAGCCCCCTCACCGGCTGTCTGA
- the LOC139584437 gene encoding uncharacterized protein — protein MAERAETEYTESDTFWDSPRRGKIKNKSKKDKCLKKDKTHRTELKEAGIEEKKKTKKSKGNRKKKKKGKVALGLQDSYFLFEGNSAPNSPIKPIKSRGKSTVKFAVKHYIQKQEPVPVVSDSVKVPKKKTQRKKKVAFDLFPDYIQAKQPEVVKCCTSTTKGTFPWESPKSDNESNFSGTYQWGEGQENGTEYGKGQTNSQSTAEDANSEDLFITQKKFRVLTSSDHSSSGGTGEANTIKLARHTKSLIEPKEEPLLWKSTSETATQTENFFTSEISTFLRFHQSCGAAECSEQPTDLSLPNRMRAEMGIHPPSSQRKANEEETSPPLGQKSDTTSSEENDPFWRCKSQVKAVQMRLNESFFFKMKGDGQSPRPQSPLMKLTQARGGKKTKK, from the coding sequence ATGGCTGAAAGAGCGGAGACGGAGTACACAGAATCTGACACATTTTGGGATTCACCCAGGAgaggaaaaataaaaaataaatcaaagaAAGACAAATGTCTAAAAAAGGACAAAACCCACAGGACAGAGTTGAAAGAGGCTGGTATTGAAGAGAAAAAGAAAACCAAAAAGTCCAAAGGTAAtaggaagaagaaaaagaagggaAAAGTAGCCCTGGGATTACAAGATAGCTATTTTCTTTTTGAGGGAAACAGTGCACCAAACTCTCCAATAAAGCCAATTAAGTCTAGGGGAAAGTCCACTGTAaaatttgctgtaaaacattACATTCAGAAACAGGAACCTGTGCCGGTGGTTAGTGACTCAGTGAAGGTACCCAAGAAGAAGACCCAGAGAAAAAAGAAAGTTGCATTTGATTTATTCCCTGATTACATACAAGCAAAACAGCCAGAAGTAGTCAAGTGTTGCACCTCAACAACCAAAGGCACTTTTCCCTGGGAAAGCCCCAAGAGTGACAATGAGAGCAACTTTTCTGGGACTTATCAGTGGGGAGAGGGGCAAGAAAATGGGACAGAGTATGGAAAGGGACAAACCAACTCTCAAAGTACTGCTGAAGATGCCAACAGTGAGGACCTGTTCATAACTCAGAAGAAATTCAGAGTACTAACATCTTCAGATCACTCCAGCAGTGGAGGCACTGGTGAAGCCAACACCATAAAATTGGCCAGGCATACCAAGTCACTCATAGAGCCAAAAGAGGAGCCACTGCTCTGGAAGTCAACATCTGAGACAGCCACTCAAACAGAGAACTTCTTTACCTCAGAGATCTCCACATTCCTCAGGTTTCACCAGTCGTGTGGAGCTGCCGAGTGCTCAGAGCAACCTACTGACCTGAGTCTCCCTAACAGGATGAGGGCAGAGATGGGCATACATCCCCCATCATCTCAAAGAAAGGCTAATGAAGAGGAAACCAGCCCCCCACTTGGCCAGAAGTCAGACACAACGTCAAGTGAGGAGAATGACCCATTCTGGCGGTGCAAGAGTCAAGTTAAGGcagttcagatgagactgaatgaaTCTTTCTTCT